In the genome of Salinispirillum sp. LH 10-3-1, one region contains:
- the tsaD gene encoding tRNA (adenosine(37)-N6)-threonylcarbamoyltransferase complex transferase subunit TsaD: MLVLGVESSCDETGVALYDTERGLLAHRLYSQVKMHAEYGGVVPELASRDHVRRLLPLVREVMADAGVARSDISGVAYTAGPGLLGALMVGAMAARSMAFAWGVPALAVHHMEGHLLAPMLEPQPPEFPFVALLVSGGHTQLIKVEAVGRYELLGESLDDAAGEAFDKTAKLLGLPYPGGPELAALATEGVEGRFKFPSPMVDRPGMDFSFSGLKTAVRQAVQAMDKELTRQDKADVSLAFQTAVVRTLVIKCKRALDATGYKTLVVAGGVSANLALRAALEEATTARGARVYYPALSFCTDNGAMIAYAGAQRLQAGESSASAVQLKARWPLTELRVPQA, encoded by the coding sequence ATGTTGGTATTGGGTGTTGAATCTTCCTGCGATGAGACAGGCGTGGCGTTGTACGATACGGAGCGCGGCCTGTTGGCGCACCGTTTATACAGTCAAGTTAAGATGCACGCTGAGTACGGCGGTGTGGTGCCTGAATTGGCCTCGCGTGACCACGTGCGGCGTTTATTACCCCTGGTGCGCGAAGTAATGGCCGACGCAGGTGTGGCGCGCAGTGACATTAGTGGCGTCGCCTATACTGCAGGCCCCGGTTTATTGGGGGCCTTGATGGTTGGCGCGATGGCGGCGCGCAGCATGGCCTTTGCGTGGGGCGTGCCAGCATTGGCCGTGCACCACATGGAGGGTCATTTACTGGCACCGATGTTGGAGCCGCAACCCCCTGAGTTTCCTTTCGTCGCGCTATTGGTGTCTGGTGGTCATACCCAGCTTATAAAGGTAGAGGCCGTTGGGCGCTATGAATTGTTGGGTGAAAGCTTGGATGATGCCGCCGGAGAGGCGTTTGATAAAACCGCTAAGTTGCTTGGTTTGCCCTACCCTGGCGGGCCGGAACTCGCTGCATTGGCGACCGAGGGCGTGGAGGGTCGGTTTAAGTTTCCGTCGCCTATGGTCGACCGTCCCGGCATGGACTTCTCTTTCAGCGGTCTGAAAACAGCGGTGCGTCAGGCCGTGCAAGCGATGGACAAAGAACTCACTCGCCAAGATAAAGCCGATGTATCGTTGGCGTTCCAAACAGCCGTGGTGCGTACCCTGGTCATTAAGTGCAAGCGGGCTCTTGATGCAACGGGTTATAAGACCTTGGTCGTCGCTGGCGGGGTGAGTGCCAACTTGGCGTTACGTGCAGCATTGGAAGAAGCGACAACTGCACGTGGTGCGCGTGTCTATTATCCTGCATTATCATTTTGTACTGATAACGGGGCAATGATTGCCTACGCAGGTGCGCAGCGCCTACAGGCTGGCGAGAGCAGTGCGTCGGCAGTGCAATTGAAAGCGCGCTGGCCCTTAACAGAATTGCGCGTGCCGCAGGCTTAG
- the folK gene encoding 2-amino-4-hydroxy-6-hydroxymethyldihydropteridine diphosphokinase: MQGTEVLLSLGSNVDREFHLTAALNALLAAYGTLDVSPVYESAAVGFEGDAFFNLVVALWTTESLPDLNQHLKQIEDDCGRDRSQPKFSDRTLDIDVLTYGTLSGVVEGIRLPRYEVYKNAYVLKPLADIRSEQPVPGDVEHTWQSLWALFPKDKQPLRVVDIGWITPDR, encoded by the coding sequence ATGCAGGGCACTGAAGTATTGCTAAGCTTGGGTTCCAATGTCGATAGAGAGTTTCATCTAACGGCGGCGCTGAATGCTTTGTTAGCGGCATATGGCACCTTGGATGTATCACCAGTGTATGAAAGTGCCGCTGTTGGTTTCGAAGGAGATGCCTTCTTTAACTTGGTGGTGGCGCTCTGGACGACAGAGTCTCTGCCAGATCTAAATCAACACCTGAAGCAGATAGAGGATGACTGTGGCCGTGACCGCAGCCAGCCGAAGTTCTCCGATCGAACCTTGGATATTGATGTGCTGACGTACGGTACACTCAGTGGTGTCGTAGAAGGCATCCGACTACCTCGATACGAGGTCTATAAGAACGCCTATGTGCTGAAGCCGCTGGCAGATATTCGTTCGGAGCAGCCTGTTCCGGGAGATGTCGAACACACATGGCAGTCGTTGTGGGCATTGTTTCCGAAGGATAAGCAGCCGTTGCGCGTGGTCGATATCGGCTGGATCACGCCAGACCGTTAA
- the dnaG gene encoding DNA primase, whose protein sequence is MAGRIPQTFIDDLLERVDIVDIISHRVKLKRTGKNYSGLCPFHNEKTPSFSVNPQKQFYYCFGCGAAGNSLKFLLEHDRLEFPEAVEELARTAGVEVPREHNPQEDQQRHQRKSLQSVLDVAETFYRDQLRQHARGDQAVRYLKGRGLSGQVARQFGVGYAPPGWDNLMQAAGAEDPAQLKRLIDAGMVIEKEDGKVYDRFRDRIMFPIRNQRGQVIGFGGRVLTDEKPKYLNSPETDLYQKRKELYGLYEALQAERKPERFLVVEGYMDVISLHQFGVPYGVATLGTATSEEHLRKLFKLANEVIFCFDGDKAGRQAAVRALDVALSEARDGRTMRFLFLPDGEDPDTLIRQEGVVDFEQRLSRSPSLGEFILQHWQEQVDMTSVEGKAHLVHTALPDLQRLPADGTLRPMIMLRLAELAGLPIDVINQQLEQYTAKHPPRRVTDEPHASKDSVRKGAPNLPPLMASDDVAELPAWMREGPPTTIDDIPVDLLEHPDSAHHEADFGVLEQGLDHSQPPPQTRYRAPTPVDLKQTRQPPPWQKAMALMLCWPNLAATIDIGQRRFKAGDHTAWVESMLTLLQKHPAANRYAAHDLLAPHGFDELLQALSRTEYFAILTQYAQAQDFHRDILQALILDLTHQPSEHEEYQQLRQLWLTDHRLMSKEQKERYLALLKSSKSGPTIRSEP, encoded by the coding sequence ATGGCCGGACGCATACCACAGACCTTTATTGACGATCTGCTCGAACGAGTTGATATCGTTGACATCATATCGCATCGGGTAAAGCTCAAGCGTACCGGTAAGAACTATTCAGGGCTGTGCCCGTTCCATAACGAAAAAACCCCCTCTTTTTCGGTGAATCCGCAAAAACAGTTTTACTACTGCTTTGGGTGCGGTGCTGCAGGCAACTCACTGAAGTTCCTCTTGGAGCATGACCGGCTCGAATTCCCCGAAGCCGTGGAAGAGCTCGCCCGCACCGCTGGTGTTGAAGTCCCGCGTGAACACAATCCGCAAGAAGACCAACAGCGTCATCAGCGCAAAAGCCTGCAAAGCGTCCTCGACGTCGCCGAAACCTTTTATCGCGACCAACTGCGTCAGCACGCGCGCGGCGACCAAGCCGTGCGCTACCTGAAAGGGCGCGGCCTCAGCGGACAGGTCGCACGCCAATTCGGTGTCGGCTACGCCCCACCGGGCTGGGACAACCTCATGCAAGCCGCCGGTGCCGAAGACCCCGCGCAGCTAAAACGCCTGATCGACGCCGGTATGGTGATCGAAAAAGAAGACGGCAAGGTCTACGACCGCTTTCGCGATCGCATCATGTTTCCGATTCGCAATCAGCGCGGGCAAGTCATTGGCTTTGGCGGGCGCGTCCTCACCGACGAAAAACCCAAATACCTGAACTCGCCGGAAACAGACCTGTACCAAAAGCGCAAAGAGCTGTATGGCCTCTATGAAGCCTTACAAGCCGAGCGCAAGCCCGAGCGCTTTCTGGTGGTCGAAGGCTATATGGACGTCATCAGCCTGCATCAGTTCGGCGTACCGTACGGCGTGGCTACACTCGGCACCGCCACCAGCGAAGAACACCTGCGCAAGCTGTTCAAACTCGCCAACGAAGTGATCTTCTGTTTCGACGGCGACAAAGCCGGTCGCCAAGCCGCCGTGCGCGCCCTCGACGTCGCATTGAGCGAAGCACGTGACGGCCGCACTATGCGCTTTCTGTTTTTGCCCGATGGCGAAGACCCTGACACACTGATTCGCCAAGAAGGCGTGGTCGATTTCGAACAACGCCTTTCCCGCTCACCAAGCCTAGGCGAATTCATCCTGCAGCACTGGCAGGAACAGGTCGACATGACCAGCGTGGAAGGCAAAGCGCACCTGGTGCATACCGCCCTGCCCGACCTGCAGCGCCTACCTGCCGATGGTACGTTACGCCCCATGATCATGCTTCGTTTAGCTGAGCTGGCTGGCCTGCCGATTGACGTCATCAATCAGCAGCTAGAGCAATACACCGCCAAACACCCACCGCGCCGGGTCACCGACGAGCCCCATGCGAGTAAAGATAGCGTACGTAAAGGCGCCCCCAACTTACCGCCGTTAATGGCCAGCGATGATGTCGCCGAACTACCTGCATGGATGCGCGAAGGCCCGCCAACTACAATCGATGACATACCCGTCGACCTGCTTGAGCACCCGGACAGCGCACACCACGAAGCCGATTTCGGTGTTTTAGAGCAAGGGCTGGACCACAGCCAGCCGCCACCGCAAACCCGGTATCGCGCGCCCACACCGGTCGATCTCAAGCAGACTCGCCAGCCGCCACCCTGGCAAAAAGCCATGGCCCTGATGCTCTGCTGGCCCAACTTGGCAGCCACCATCGACATCGGCCAGCGCCGCTTCAAGGCGGGCGACCATACCGCCTGGGTAGAAAGCATGCTGACGCTGCTGCAGAAGCATCCGGCTGCTAATCGGTACGCCGCACACGACTTACTGGCACCGCATGGTTTTGACGAACTGCTGCAAGCCCTGTCGCGTACCGAATACTTCGCTATACTGACTCAATACGCGCAAGCGCAGGATTTTCATCGGGACATCCTGCAGGCGCTGATTTTGGATCTGACGCACCAACCGTCAGAGCACGAGGAATACCAGCAATTACGACAGTTATGGCTCACAGATCATCGATTAATGAGCAAAGAACAAAAAGAAAGGTACCTTGCGCTGTTGAAATCCAGCAAAAGCGGCCCCACTATTCGGAGCGAGCCATAG
- a CDS encoding GatB/YqeY domain-containing protein produces MSLKADLTNAMKDAMRAQDKARLGAIRMMLSEIKRVEVDERIELSDERILAILDKMQKQRRDSVSQFAAAGRQDLVDVEEAELEVISQFLPAPLSEAELQALVQSAVNETGAQSMADMGKVMAILKPQVQGRADMTVVSKLVKACMG; encoded by the coding sequence ATGAGTTTGAAGGCCGATTTAACCAATGCGATGAAAGACGCAATGCGGGCGCAAGACAAAGCGCGCCTGGGTGCTATTCGCATGATGTTGTCGGAAATCAAACGGGTTGAGGTGGATGAGCGCATAGAACTGAGTGATGAACGCATCCTGGCCATTCTGGATAAAATGCAGAAGCAGCGCCGCGATTCCGTCTCCCAGTTTGCTGCTGCAGGTCGACAAGACCTTGTCGACGTTGAAGAAGCCGAACTGGAGGTGATCTCTCAGTTTCTGCCCGCACCGCTTTCCGAAGCAGAGTTGCAGGCGTTGGTTCAATCCGCAGTTAATGAAACCGGTGCACAGTCGATGGCTGACATGGGTAAAGTTATGGCTATACTGAAACCTCAGGTTCAGGGCCGTGCGGATATGACCGTCGTCAGCAAGCTGGTGAAAGCGTGCATGGGTTGA
- a CDS encoding fasciclin domain-containing protein, producing the protein MATVLLTGTAQAGSHNAPKDIVDTAVEAGSFTTLVAAVQAAGLVDTLKGPGPFTVFAPTDEAFAALPAGTVEGLLADIPTLQAVLTYHVVPGKVMAADVVNLTTATTVQGTNVDIEVRYGNVYIDGAQVVMTDIETSNGVIHVIDAVILPN; encoded by the coding sequence ATGGCAACGGTTCTGCTGACAGGTACAGCGCAAGCAGGTTCACACAATGCGCCAAAAGACATCGTCGATACTGCTGTGGAAGCCGGTAGCTTCACGACTTTGGTAGCTGCTGTGCAGGCTGCTGGTTTGGTGGATACGTTGAAAGGCCCTGGTCCATTCACCGTGTTTGCTCCGACTGACGAAGCCTTCGCTGCCCTGCCTGCAGGTACTGTAGAGGGTCTGCTGGCGGACATTCCTACACTGCAAGCGGTTCTGACATACCACGTCGTGCCCGGCAAAGTGATGGCGGCAGACGTCGTTAACTTAACGACCGCTACCACTGTGCAGGGTACTAACGTCGACATCGAAGTGCGTTATGGTAACGTGTACATCGACGGTGCGCAGGTGGTGATGACCGATATTGAAACCTCTAATGGTGTGATTCACGTCATTGATGCGGTGATCTTGCCTAACTAA
- a CDS encoding dihydroneopterin aldolase — MTNPIAPDRLVIRNLQVPTLIGVYDFERLAPQTLRLDITLHTDIRQAGETDDLQYTLNYAAVAESVVAFGAAATFELLEAFATKLCVELFQQYAVPQVDLVIYKDGCIPGAQGAELHLSRRRDDAGH, encoded by the coding sequence ATGACCAACCCTATCGCGCCAGATCGCTTGGTGATTCGCAATTTACAGGTGCCCACGTTGATTGGCGTGTACGACTTTGAGCGCCTTGCGCCACAGACGCTGCGCTTGGATATTACGTTGCATACGGATATTCGGCAGGCAGGTGAAACCGACGACCTGCAATACACACTGAATTACGCGGCGGTGGCGGAATCAGTTGTGGCGTTCGGTGCCGCGGCGACGTTCGAGCTGCTTGAAGCCTTTGCGACGAAACTCTGTGTAGAGCTGTTTCAGCAATACGCCGTGCCGCAAGTGGACTTAGTGATCTATAAAGACGGCTGTATTCCTGGGGCGCAGGGTGCTGAGTTGCATCTTTCGCGGAGGCGTGACGATGCAGGGCACTGA
- the rpsU gene encoding 30S ribosomal protein S21 codes for MPQVKVKDNEPFDVALRRFKRSCEKAGVLADVRKREFYEKPTWARKRKAAAAVKRHAKKVSRESKRLNRLY; via the coding sequence ATGCCACAGGTAAAAGTAAAAGATAACGAGCCATTCGACGTCGCTCTGCGCCGTTTCAAGCGTTCTTGTGAAAAAGCCGGTGTTCTGGCTGACGTGCGTAAACGCGAATTCTACGAAAAGCCTACTTGGGCTCGTAAGCGCAAAGCAGCCGCTGCTGTTAAACGCCACGCGAAGAAAGTATCACGCGAAAGCAAACGTCTGAACCGCTTGTACTAA